From Funiculus sociatus GB2-C1, the proteins below share one genomic window:
- a CDS encoding PAS domain-containing protein, protein MPEYLQAIRECCRDEAAFERLQQILADTGIQNLEETKDKLQHSELKFPRMTDNLPGMIYQYLRTHDGHESLVCATSGYRELFELEPENVEANFQLLKELIHPDDLKTYGESGDISAATLQPWAWEGRIITPTGKIKWIQCASRPEKQPNGDMVWDGLMMEVTQSKAAQEALERERRLFIGGPVTVFRWLAQENWPVEYVSPNVAQFGYQPEDFLTGRVPYASIVHPDDLARVDAEIQAYSAEKSVSSYEQDYRLIRSDGSVRWVYDFTTIVRNERGEIIHYDGYILDVTERKAAEAQLGVAAERDRLLGEISLRIRRSLDLDQILNTTVEEVRQFLQTDRVFIGHLNDNCQGKVLAESVAPNWRSIRGWVTNDRHLKEIKSLFKQGQVRAIDDTQAVAKSRFHAAYYTKYQIRASLCVPIIVGDQFFGMLIANQCSAPRHWQQFEIDLLSSLATQVAIAIQQAQLYEQLSELNNSLETQVLERTAELQQAITKSQELNRLKDVVLNTVYHELRTPVLGNLLLLNNFLKSPQDTIPISRHILERMIQAGDRQLGMINLLLEISQEPGIVLHPEPLPLNTILRPMLEDLQPIIKANQANITNLVSEDSPLVMVDAAKLQRALQDLFTHILKHNPPGISLTLSAKIEAGMLRCTIQDNGAGMSQSECDRLFDLHVRDARDSCTTGIGLKLYLCRQAIAAHGGEIGVISHPNRGSTFWFTLPIKN, encoded by the coding sequence ATGCCTGAATATCTACAAGCGATAAGAGAATGTTGTCGGGATGAAGCAGCCTTTGAAAGGCTCCAACAAATCTTGGCTGACACTGGTATTCAAAATCTTGAGGAAACTAAAGACAAGCTACAACATAGCGAGCTTAAATTCCCAAGAATGACTGACAACTTACCAGGTATGATTTACCAATACCTGCGGACTCATGATGGTCACGAGTCGCTAGTATGTGCTACTTCTGGCTATCGAGAATTGTTCGAGTTAGAACCAGAAAACGTGGAGGCTAATTTTCAACTGCTCAAAGAGTTAATTCATCCGGATGATTTAAAAACTTATGGAGAATCTGGAGATATTTCTGCCGCCACCTTGCAACCTTGGGCTTGGGAAGGTCGCATTATTACCCCTACTGGAAAAATAAAGTGGATACAATGCGCTTCTCGTCCAGAAAAGCAGCCTAATGGTGATATGGTCTGGGATGGCTTGATGATGGAAGTCACGCAAAGCAAAGCTGCCCAAGAAGCGCTGGAGAGAGAACGGCGACTTTTCATCGGTGGGCCAGTCACAGTTTTCCGCTGGCTTGCACAAGAAAATTGGCCTGTAGAATACGTCTCGCCTAATGTGGCTCAGTTCGGCTATCAACCAGAAGATTTTTTAACTGGTAGAGTGCCTTATGCCAGCATTGTTCATCCCGATGACTTGGCTAGAGTGGATGCTGAGATCCAAGCTTATAGCGCCGAGAAAAGTGTTAGTTCTTACGAACAAGATTATCGCCTGATTCGCTCAGATGGCTCTGTGCGTTGGGTCTATGACTTTACCACTATCGTCCGCAATGAAAGGGGGGAAATTATACACTATGACGGATATATTTTAGATGTCACTGAACGCAAAGCTGCGGAAGCGCAACTAGGAGTTGCTGCTGAACGCGATCGCTTACTAGGAGAAATTTCCCTAAGAATTAGGCGCTCGCTCGATCTCGATCAAATTCTCAACACCACAGTTGAGGAAGTCCGGCAATTTCTGCAAACAGACCGAGTTTTTATTGGACATCTTAATGACAATTGTCAAGGCAAAGTTTTAGCAGAATCTGTTGCCCCAAATTGGCGCTCAATTCGTGGATGGGTGACGAATGATCGTCATTTAAAAGAAATAAAATCACTTTTTAAACAAGGTCAGGTTAGAGCAATTGATGATACTCAAGCGGTAGCGAAATCTCGATTTCATGCTGCATACTACACCAAATATCAAATCAGAGCCAGTTTGTGCGTCCCTATTATAGTTGGCGACCAGTTTTTTGGGATGCTAATCGCCAATCAATGCAGCGCACCGCGTCACTGGCAGCAATTTGAAATTGACTTGCTTTCTTCACTGGCGACGCAAGTAGCGATCGCTATCCAGCAAGCACAACTTTATGAGCAATTATCAGAGCTTAATAACAGTTTGGAAACTCAAGTCTTGGAACGCACAGCCGAGTTACAGCAGGCTATTACAAAATCTCAAGAGTTGAACCGCCTTAAAGACGTAGTTTTAAATACTGTTTACCACGAACTACGCACGCCCGTTTTGGGTAACTTATTGTTGCTCAATAATTTTCTTAAAAGCCCGCAAGATACGATACCGATCTCTCGCCATATTTTAGAGCGGATGATTCAGGCTGGCGATCGCCAACTGGGGATGATTAATTTATTACTAGAAATTTCCCAAGAGCCAGGAATTGTCTTACATCCTGAGCCGCTACCATTAAATACAATTTTAAGACCAATGCTCGAAGATTTGCAGCCAATAATCAAAGCAAATCAAGCGAATATAACGAATCTGGTTTCAGAAGATTCACCATTGGTAATGGTCGATGCGGCTAAGTTGCAGCGAGCGTTGCAAGATTTATTTACTCATATTTTAAAACATAATCCCCCTGGAATAAGTTTAACTTTGAGCGCCAAGATTGAGGCAGGGATGCTACGATGTACCATTCAGGATAACGGCGCAGGGATGAGCCAATCAGAATGCGATCGCTTATTCGATCTCCACGTCCGCGATGCTAGAGACAGCTGCACGACAGGCATTGGGCTAAAATTATATCTCTGTCGGCAAGCGATCGCAGCCCACGGCGGCGAAATTGGCGTGATTAGCCACCCCAACCGCGGCTCAACTTTTTGGTTCACATTACCAATTAAAAATTAA
- a CDS encoding dihydrofolate reductase family protein: MRKVILFIASSLDSYIARPSGNVDWLFTDQDYGYSEFDAGVDTVVMGRKTYEQVLTFGEYPYKGKKNYVFTRHPSCPSDNNAEFIATDVKNFVDDLRQVDGKNIWLVGGSLLIHDFISNNLVDELILSIHPIVLGEGIPLFSNQLTTTFLKLTGCQTYSSGLVQLSYNFMG; encoded by the coding sequence ATGCGTAAAGTCATATTATTTATTGCATCTAGTTTAGACAGCTATATTGCACGCCCTTCTGGTAATGTTGACTGGCTGTTCACAGACCAAGATTATGGTTATTCGGAGTTCGACGCTGGCGTTGACACCGTTGTTATGGGCAGAAAAACCTATGAACAAGTTCTTACTTTTGGAGAATATCCGTACAAAGGGAAAAAGAATTATGTTTTCACAAGGCATCCTTCCTGCCCATCGGACAACAATGCTGAATTTATCGCAACAGATGTGAAGAACTTTGTAGATGATTTACGTCAGGTTGATGGAAAGAATATCTGGTTAGTGGGAGGCTCTCTATTAATTCACGATTTCATCAGCAACAATCTTGTGGATGAGCTGATTCTTTCAATACACCCAATCGTCTTAGGCGAAGGAATTCCACTATTTTCTAATCAATTAACTACCACATTTTTGAAGCTGACTGGATGTCAGACATACAGTTCGGGACTGGTTCAGCTATCTTACAATTTTATGGGTTGA
- the purM gene encoding phosphoribosylformylglycinamidine cyclo-ligase: MDYREAGVDVEAGRSFVEKIRQSVQSTHRSEVLGGFGGFSGWFQLPSGYQEPVLVSGTDGVGTKLKLAFQLNTHHTVGIDLVAMCVNDVLTCGAEPLFFLDYLATGKLNPEQLTQVVAGIAQGCRESGCALLGGETAEMPGFYQKGEYDLAGFCVGIVEKSHILDGSQVQVGDVAIALASQGIHSNGFSLVRKIVERSGVDLHSPLDGHDKSLGEILLTPTRIYVKPVLVARKAKLEIHGMAHITGGGLPENLPRCLATNQSIQIDPKSWLIPPIFQWLSDTGEVSPMDMFNTFNMGVGFVLLVPPNHADQTINFFESQGIAAYSIGKVIPGDGRLVGIPE, from the coding sequence ATGGATTATCGAGAAGCAGGTGTAGATGTTGAGGCGGGGCGGAGTTTTGTAGAAAAAATCCGCCAAAGCGTACAAAGCACCCACCGTTCTGAGGTTTTAGGTGGATTCGGCGGCTTTAGTGGTTGGTTTCAGCTGCCTAGTGGCTACCAGGAGCCAGTTTTGGTTTCTGGGACGGATGGGGTAGGGACAAAGCTAAAGCTAGCTTTTCAACTCAACACTCACCACACAGTAGGTATTGATTTGGTGGCAATGTGTGTCAACGATGTGTTGACGTGCGGCGCAGAACCGCTATTTTTCTTGGATTATTTAGCAACAGGTAAACTCAATCCAGAGCAGCTGACTCAGGTAGTTGCGGGTATAGCTCAAGGGTGTCGCGAGTCGGGATGCGCCTTACTGGGAGGGGAAACCGCAGAAATGCCGGGTTTTTATCAGAAAGGCGAGTATGACTTGGCGGGTTTTTGCGTCGGAATTGTGGAAAAAAGCCACATACTGGATGGTTCCCAGGTGCAAGTGGGAGATGTAGCGATCGCGCTTGCTAGTCAGGGTATCCACAGCAACGGGTTTAGTTTGGTGCGGAAGATTGTCGAACGAAGTGGCGTTGACTTGCACTCCCCCCTAGATGGTCACGATAAGAGCTTAGGGGAAATTTTGTTAACTCCCACGCGAATTTACGTTAAACCTGTTCTAGTGGCACGCAAAGCCAAATTAGAAATTCATGGCATGGCTCACATTACTGGTGGTGGGTTGCCAGAAAACCTGCCTCGCTGTCTCGCTACTAATCAATCCATCCAGATTGATCCTAAATCTTGGCTAATTCCACCTATTTTCCAGTGGCTATCTGACACAGGTGAAGTCAGCCCGATGGATATGTTTAACACATTCAATATGGGTGTTGGCTTCGTGCTACTCGTACCCCCAAACCACGCCGACCAAACCATCAACTTCTTTGAATCCCAAGGAATTGCCGCTTATTCCATCGGTAAGGTAATTCCCGGTGACGGTCGTCTCGTCGGTATCCCCGAATAA
- the ycf46 gene encoding stress-responsive protein Ycf46, whose amino-acid sequence MKEELDILVQAQYPLIYLVTSEEERAERTIATIAQTRSQQRRVFIWTVTHGIVEYGQPRNITQHNTVSPEAAIEWVVRQREPGIFIFKDLHPFIESPATTRWLRDAIASFKGTQKTIILMSPFQQIPIELEKEVVVLDYPLPDLAELNQVLTSQLEQTRNRRTTTEAREKMLKAALGLTRDEAEKVYRKAYVKTGRLTESEVDIILSEKKQLIRRNGILEFIEEDETIDAVGGLEELKRWLRQRSNAFTEKAREYGLPQPKGMLILGVPGCGKSLIAKTTSRLWSLPLLRLDMGRVYDGSMVGRSEANLRNALKTAESISPTILFIDELDKAFAGTSGSADSDGGTSSRIFGSFLTWMQEKTSPVFVMATANRVERLPGEFLRKGRFDELFFVDLPNAEERKDIFQIHLAKRKRDLSRFDLDQLAKVSDGFSGAEIEQGLIAAMYEAFAQEREFTQLDIIAAIKATLPLSRTMNEQVTALRDWARQRARPAASSVAEYQRMEF is encoded by the coding sequence ATGAAAGAAGAGCTAGATATTCTGGTTCAAGCTCAATATCCCCTAATCTACCTGGTGACATCCGAGGAAGAAAGGGCTGAGAGAACAATTGCCACAATTGCTCAAACAAGATCCCAGCAGCGGCGTGTGTTCATATGGACAGTCACCCACGGCATAGTCGAGTACGGCCAACCTCGCAATATTACCCAACATAATACTGTTTCTCCAGAGGCAGCGATTGAATGGGTAGTACGCCAAAGAGAACCAGGTATCTTTATATTCAAAGATTTACACCCGTTTATTGAATCACCAGCAACAACTCGATGGTTGAGGGATGCGATCGCCAGCTTCAAAGGCACGCAAAAAACCATTATCCTCATGTCACCGTTCCAACAGATACCGATCGAGCTGGAAAAAGAAGTAGTAGTTTTAGACTACCCCCTGCCAGACCTGGCAGAACTCAACCAAGTATTGACCAGTCAGCTAGAGCAAACTCGCAACCGTCGTACAACGACAGAAGCGCGGGAAAAAATGTTAAAAGCCGCCTTGGGTTTGACCAGGGATGAAGCTGAAAAAGTTTATCGTAAGGCATACGTTAAAACAGGCCGCCTAACTGAATCAGAAGTAGATATTATTCTTTCTGAAAAAAAGCAATTAATCCGTCGCAACGGCATATTAGAATTCATTGAAGAAGACGAAACTATTGATGCAGTTGGCGGTTTAGAAGAGTTGAAGCGCTGGCTGAGACAGCGATCGAACGCCTTTACAGAAAAGGCGAGAGAGTATGGTTTGCCTCAACCGAAGGGAATGTTAATTCTAGGCGTTCCTGGCTGCGGTAAATCCTTAATTGCCAAAACAACTTCCCGCCTCTGGAGTTTGCCACTTCTGCGCCTGGATATGGGCCGAGTGTATGATGGCTCAATGGTAGGTCGGTCAGAAGCTAACTTGCGGAACGCCCTGAAAACAGCAGAGTCGATTTCTCCGACCATTCTCTTCATCGACGAACTAGACAAAGCCTTTGCTGGTACTTCGGGATCTGCTGACTCAGATGGTGGTACATCCAGCCGGATTTTTGGTTCCTTCCTCACCTGGATGCAAGAAAAGACTTCTCCGGTGTTCGTGATGGCAACTGCCAACCGGGTTGAACGTTTACCAGGGGAATTTCTCCGCAAAGGACGTTTTGACGAGCTTTTCTTCGTCGATCTTCCTAACGCGGAAGAACGTAAGGACATTTTTCAGATTCACCTTGCCAAGCGGAAGCGCGACCTTTCTCGCTTTGACCTAGACCAGCTGGCTAAGGTTTCTGATGGATTTTCCGGGGCAGAAATTGAGCAGGGATTGATTGCGGCAATGTACGAAGCATTTGCCCAAGAGCGCGAATTTACCCAGCTTGATATCATTGCGGCAATTAAAGCCACGCTGCCGCTTTCCCGGACAATGAACGAGCAGGTTACGGCCCTGAGGGACTGGGCAAGACAGCGAGCGCGACCTGCTGCGTCCTCCGTTGCTGAGTATCAGCGAATGGAGTTCTAA
- a CDS encoding peptidoglycan-binding domain-containing protein: protein MTAPTNTFNAQANAQINKPVLKRGSTGAAVQELQRLLNRWETYFGDIDGIFDIVVENGVRAYQHRVFLKEDGVVGNVTWQALYSGAPVNMPVLKKGSNGEIVVMLQRLLQTTGDFNTATSPNFGPRTDAAVRSFQKRFNLVVDGIVGDRTWHALSKVPH from the coding sequence ATGACAGCTCCAACTAATACTTTCAACGCTCAAGCTAATGCCCAAATCAACAAACCTGTACTCAAGCGCGGTTCCACAGGAGCAGCGGTTCAGGAACTGCAAAGACTGTTAAATCGCTGGGAAACTTACTTTGGCGATATTGACGGTATCTTCGATATAGTGGTAGAAAATGGCGTAAGAGCCTACCAGCATCGGGTCTTTTTGAAAGAGGATGGCGTTGTCGGAAACGTAACATGGCAAGCTCTTTATTCTGGCGCGCCAGTCAATATGCCTGTGCTGAAAAAAGGTAGTAACGGTGAAATAGTGGTAATGCTTCAGCGTCTTTTACAGACAACGGGCGATTTTAATACTGCGACTAGCCCGAATTTCGGCCCGCGCACAGATGCAGCGGTGAGATCCTTCCAGAAGCGTTTTAATTTAGTTGTGGATGGAATTGTGGGCGATCGCACTTGGCACGCTCTGAGCAAAGTTCCCCACTAG
- a CDS encoding PAS domain S-box protein: MKETIGKIQKHCFNLQAGGSVNTSTNLVKAERLPNTQTRLEVFYNATFEAVLIHEQGKILDVNPAAEILFGYSTDELIGRSLLDVAAVPSHETIRQRLRSPSDQPFEAIALRKDKTTFIAEVAAKSILYQGRLVRAASVRDITERKEAEERVKKSEEKNRALLNAIPDLMFIFSKDGKYLDFKAEKASDLIVPPDEIVGKLLCELMPTDVAQLFMHHIERAISTRETQNLEYHLHLNGTKRYWEARLVSLGEEEVVAIVREITQRKQVEEALRVSEEKFKKAFSSSPESITISTVKDGRYIDVNETFLDISGYTREQVIGHNLTELQIWVNPEERLQVIKLLQEHGAVRNQEYEFRKQSGEVVIGLFSAEIINLGGEECLLTVGNDITERKQAEIQQRMTQKRDRLLAETLGRIRSSLNLEQILNTTVEEVRSFLQADRVFIGHADGNGKGKVIVESVNSNYPSILGWVLDDESSLAGLRTMFEENCVRMVEDTSKVQVPKAIASYHNDYQVKSVLAVPISVHGQGLLGALIVNQCSSSRRWEPMEIDLLEQLGTQVAIAIQQASLFNQVQALNANLECQVQERTAQLEQKIEEVQELYQLKDIFLHAVSHDLRTPIVGGLLVLQNLLMTNRHEQLAISHQQKTIPVPRSILERMIQSSDRQLRLINSLLEVHTSDVRGVLLHREPTQIGSLVQAIVEDFELLCAKNHAILTNQVQGELPSVNADPLQLRRVFENLLTNALNHNPPGLKMTIKATVENQMMRCTIEDDGVGMSQEMCDRAFELYARGSQARRSTGIGLGLYLCQQIIIAHGGEIGVISSPGDGATFWFTLPLDESFDCGY, encoded by the coding sequence ATGAAAGAAACTATCGGTAAGATTCAAAAACACTGCTTTAATTTGCAGGCTGGGGGTTCAGTAAACACTTCAACCAATCTAGTTAAGGCGGAAAGATTGCCTAATACTCAAACCAGACTAGAAGTTTTTTATAACGCAACATTTGAAGCCGTTTTGATTCATGAACAAGGGAAAATCTTAGATGTTAATCCTGCCGCCGAAATATTATTTGGCTATTCAACAGACGAATTAATTGGTAGGTCGCTTCTGGATGTCGCAGCCGTTCCTTCCCACGAAACGATTAGGCAAAGATTGCGCTCACCTTCAGATCAACCTTTTGAAGCGATCGCGTTGAGAAAAGATAAAACAACTTTTATCGCAGAGGTTGCTGCTAAAAGTATTCTGTATCAAGGTAGATTGGTTCGGGCGGCTAGTGTTAGGGATATTACAGAACGCAAGGAGGCGGAAGAAAGGGTTAAAAAAAGTGAAGAGAAAAATCGCGCCCTTTTAAATGCGATTCCAGATTTGATGTTTATCTTCAGCAAAGACGGAAAATATCTGGATTTTAAAGCAGAAAAAGCCAGCGATTTGATAGTTCCGCCTGATGAAATCGTTGGAAAACTTTTGTGCGAGCTAATGCCAACAGATGTAGCTCAATTATTCATGCACCACATTGAGCGAGCAATCTCTACACGAGAAACTCAAAACCTAGAGTACCATCTGCATCTGAACGGAACCAAGCGCTATTGGGAAGCGCGGCTGGTGTCTCTTGGGGAAGAGGAAGTTGTGGCAATTGTCCGCGAAATTACTCAGCGCAAGCAGGTAGAAGAAGCGCTACGGGTTTCAGAAGAGAAATTTAAGAAAGCTTTTAGTTCTAGCCCTGAGTCGATTACAATTTCTACAGTTAAAGATGGGCGATATATTGACGTTAACGAAACTTTCTTAGATATTTCCGGCTACACACGCGAGCAGGTGATTGGTCATAATTTAACTGAATTGCAAATCTGGGTTAATCCAGAAGAACGCCTGCAAGTTATCAAGTTATTGCAGGAACATGGGGCGGTTCGTAACCAGGAATACGAGTTTCGCAAGCAGTCAGGCGAAGTGGTAATAGGACTTTTTTCTGCGGAAATTATTAACTTGGGCGGCGAAGAATGTTTGCTTACTGTAGGGAACGACATTACTGAACGCAAGCAGGCGGAAATCCAGCAACGCATGACGCAAAAACGCGATCGCTTATTAGCAGAAACTCTAGGGCGCATCCGTTCATCGCTGAACCTGGAGCAAATTCTCAACACCACAGTTGAGGAAGTTCGTTCGTTTCTGCAAGCTGACCGCGTTTTCATCGGTCATGCAGATGGTAACGGTAAAGGAAAGGTGATTGTAGAATCGGTAAACTCAAATTATCCGTCAATTTTGGGTTGGGTACTTGATGATGAAAGTTCTCTCGCAGGCTTGAGAACGATGTTTGAGGAGAATTGCGTCCGAATGGTTGAGGACACAAGTAAGGTACAAGTACCAAAAGCGATCGCATCTTACCACAACGATTATCAAGTTAAATCAGTCTTGGCTGTACCAATTAGCGTACACGGTCAAGGTCTGTTAGGGGCGTTGATTGTCAATCAATGCAGCAGTTCGAGACGCTGGGAACCAATGGAAATCGACTTACTCGAACAGTTGGGAACCCAAGTAGCGATCGCAATCCAACAAGCCTCTCTATTCAACCAGGTACAAGCACTCAATGCCAACCTGGAATGCCAAGTCCAAGAACGCACCGCCCAATTAGAGCAAAAAATAGAGGAAGTTCAAGAACTCTATCAGCTTAAAGATATTTTCCTACACGCAGTTTCCCACGATCTGCGAACGCCGATCGTCGGCGGGTTACTCGTGTTGCAGAATTTGTTGATGACTAATCGCCATGAACAATTAGCCATTAGCCATCAACAAAAGACAATTCCCGTTCCTCGCTCAATTTTAGAGCGAATGATTCAAAGTAGCGATCGCCAACTCCGTCTGATAAATTCCCTGCTAGAAGTTCATACTAGCGACGTTCGAGGCGTTCTCCTCCACCGCGAACCAACCCAAATTGGCTCTCTAGTACAAGCCATTGTTGAAGACTTCGAGCTGTTGTGCGCTAAAAACCATGCTATCCTGACAAATCAAGTTCAGGGCGAATTGCCCAGCGTCAATGCAGATCCGCTTCAGCTGCGGCGCGTGTTTGAAAATCTGCTCACCAACGCCTTGAACCACAATCCACCCGGACTCAAAATGACCATCAAGGCCACAGTTGAGAATCAGATGATGCGCTGCACTATTGAAGATGACGGCGTGGGGATGAGCCAAGAAATGTGTGATCGCGCCTTTGAACTTTATGCTCGTGGTTCCCAAGCTAGACGCTCAACTGGTATCGGTTTAGGATTATATCTTTGTCAGCAAATCATCATCGCTCACGGCGGCGAAATTGGTGTTATTAGTTCACCTGGAGACGGTGCAACTTTCTGGTTTACTTTACCTTTAGATGAGTCTTTTGATTGTGGATATTAA
- a CDS encoding response regulator: MPPETESPLNTPTESHPLRVLIVEDDPMMQLGLEQSLAAHPQFTIVGQAEDGYLGVEAALRLKPDLVVMDIGLPRLDGIAATQQIKAALPNVRVVVLTSHTTETEIIAALSSGADAYCIKGASVERLLAAITAAQEGATYLDPQIARRVIDHLKPPSTSSAVSNLSQRELEVLKLMVEGKSNPEIAAALYLSPNTVKTHVRGIMNKLSVDDRVQAAVVALRSGLV; the protein is encoded by the coding sequence ATGCCTCCGGAAACAGAATCACCATTGAATACACCCACTGAATCTCACCCATTGCGGGTTTTGATTGTGGAAGACGACCCGATGATGCAGCTGGGTTTGGAGCAGTCATTAGCCGCTCACCCCCAGTTCACCATCGTTGGACAAGCTGAAGATGGATACTTAGGCGTAGAAGCTGCTCTGAGACTGAAACCGGATCTGGTTGTGATGGATATTGGTCTGCCGCGACTGGATGGAATTGCTGCCACCCAGCAAATTAAGGCAGCACTTCCTAATGTCCGGGTGGTTGTCCTGACATCCCACACCACAGAAACAGAAATCATTGCTGCCCTCTCTAGCGGTGCCGATGCCTACTGCATCAAAGGTGCTAGTGTAGAGCGATTGTTAGCAGCAATCACTGCTGCCCAAGAAGGTGCCACCTACCTTGATCCGCAAATTGCGCGTCGAGTAATTGACCATCTTAAACCGCCTTCAACGAGCAGCGCCGTCTCAAATTTATCCCAACGGGAATTAGAAGTATTGAAACTGATGGTAGAGGGTAAAAGTAATCCGGAGATTGCTGCTGCCCTCTACCTAAGTCCCAACACTGTGAAAACACACGTCCGAGGGATTATGAATAAATTGTCTGTCGATGACCGGGTGCAGGCAGCTGTTGTTGCCCTCCGTTCGGGGCTGGTGTAG
- a CDS encoding DUF1257 domain-containing protein — translation MSHFSTLRTKITDAEILKASLRDLGISVKSEADVRGYNGQRVRSDIVAVLEGEYDLGWSRNSDGSFDLIADLWGVAKKHNQTELINSINQKYAVNKTLAEVKQRGLANANVKLVVQK, via the coding sequence ATGTCTCACTTTAGCACCCTGCGTACCAAAATCACCGATGCCGAAATCCTGAAGGCTTCTCTCCGCGACCTCGGTATCAGCGTTAAGTCCGAAGCTGATGTTCGTGGTTACAACGGTCAGCGCGTTCGTTCCGACATCGTTGCAGTTTTGGAAGGCGAATATGACCTGGGTTGGTCTCGCAATAGCGATGGTTCTTTCGACCTGATCGCTGACCTGTGGGGCGTTGCCAAGAAGCACAACCAAACCGAACTGATTAACTCGATTAATCAGAAGTATGCTGTTAACAAGACCTTGGCAGAAGTCAAGCAACGCGGTCTTGCCAACGCCAACGTTAAGTTGGTTGTGCAAAAGTAA
- the cpdA gene encoding 3',5'-cyclic-AMP phosphodiesterase, which produces MIPAKPLAIAQITDIHLFADTKKELLGLPTEKSFHAVLEQLQKLLSQLDILLLTGDLSQDGKAESYQRLAELLSPLSIPTYWVPGNHDQPLVMQQVLKEAPISPEKSFAAGDWQFLLLDSHVSGCVHGKLSPESLVWLDTQLKLASDRPILIGFHHPPFLVDSDWLDGSTLQNPEELFAVIDRHPQVKLVIFGHIHQEFYQRRGGVHYLGSPSTSIQFEPHSHNFSLDKVEPGFRLLNLYPDGSFETRVQRVTYVHELDLAATGY; this is translated from the coding sequence ATGATTCCAGCCAAGCCGCTTGCGATCGCTCAAATCACAGATATTCACCTGTTTGCCGACACCAAAAAAGAATTATTAGGTCTTCCTACGGAAAAGTCATTTCATGCAGTTCTAGAGCAATTGCAAAAACTATTGTCTCAGCTAGATATACTACTGCTGACTGGGGATTTGTCCCAAGATGGCAAGGCGGAATCATATCAACGGTTGGCAGAATTGCTGAGTCCCTTATCTATCCCTACCTACTGGGTACCAGGCAACCACGATCAGCCTTTGGTGATGCAGCAGGTGTTAAAAGAGGCTCCCATTTCTCCAGAAAAGTCTTTTGCAGCCGGAGACTGGCAGTTTTTGCTACTTGATTCTCATGTTTCTGGTTGCGTGCATGGCAAACTATCGCCAGAAAGCCTAGTTTGGCTGGACACGCAGCTAAAGCTAGCCAGCGATAGACCTATCCTGATCGGTTTTCACCACCCACCTTTTCTCGTGGATTCAGATTGGCTAGATGGCAGCACACTACAGAATCCAGAGGAACTTTTTGCTGTTATAGATCGCCATCCTCAAGTAAAGTTGGTGATTTTTGGTCACATTCACCAAGAATTTTATCAACGGCGTGGCGGTGTTCACTATCTGGGTAGTCCTTCTACTTCGATTCAATTTGAGCCTCACAGCCACAATTTTTCCCTAGATAAAGTAGAGCCAGGATTTCGTTTATTAAACTTATATCCTGATGGCTCTTTTGAAACTAGAGTGCAGCGGGTTACTTACGTGCATGAACTGGATTTGGCAGCAACTGGTTATTAG